One genomic window of Malaciobacter molluscorum LMG 25693 includes the following:
- a CDS encoding metallophosphoesterase family protein: MKIIHFSDTHLGFNDLDIINEDGINQREADFYSAFDSIVDNIIKLSPDYIIHTGDLFHRSSPSNRAISFALDRLKKLNELDIPIIIIAGNHSTPRTKSSLPILSIFDGFENIYCAYKNKYEMFEFDNIIFHALPHLNDENCIDNELVNIENSINPNKKNVLMLHCSVGASYLMSEFGEFVFPQEKEFLFNIMDYVALGHWHGFSNVKSYENVYYSGSSERTSFNDKRNNKGFIYLDLSNDDLIIEFKQINVREFLSFEIDANDIFNQLENINKNNTLENCIVQLTIKNLNIMDSINISNKEIKSYLPSCFYLVIKREFISQNEATLEDIQSISLKEYFTEYLKQNSLEHEFNRLKLKTDELFDKYEDSIDDTI; encoded by the coding sequence TTGAAAATTATACATTTTAGTGATACACATTTAGGTTTTAATGATTTGGATATAATTAATGAAGATGGAATAAATCAAAGAGAAGCTGATTTTTATTCTGCTTTTGATTCTATTGTTGATAATATTATAAAGTTATCCCCTGATTATATTATTCATACAGGTGATTTATTTCATAGAAGTAGCCCATCTAATAGGGCTATCTCTTTTGCATTAGATAGGTTAAAGAAACTTAATGAATTAGATATTCCAATTATTATTATTGCAGGTAATCATTCTACTCCAAGAACTAAGAGTTCTTTACCTATTCTTTCAATATTTGATGGTTTTGAAAATATCTATTGTGCATATAAAAATAAATATGAAATGTTTGAATTTGATAATATTATTTTTCATGCATTACCGCATTTAAATGATGAAAATTGTATTGATAATGAATTAGTAAATATTGAAAATAGTATAAATCCTAATAAAAAAAATGTATTGATGCTTCATTGTAGCGTTGGAGCTAGCTATTTAATGAGTGAATTTGGAGAATTTGTTTTCCCCCAGGAAAAAGAGTTTCTATTTAATATTATGGATTATGTTGCATTAGGACATTGGCATGGTTTTTCAAATGTAAAAAGTTATGAAAATGTATATTATAGTGGAAGTAGTGAAAGAACATCATTTAATGATAAAAGAAATAATAAGGGATTTATATACTTAGATTTATCAAACGATGATTTAATCATTGAATTTAAACAAATTAATGTAAGAGAATTTTTAAGTTTTGAAATTGATGCAAATGATATATTTAACCAGTTAGAAAATATAAATAAAAATAATACTTTAGAAAATTGTATAGTTCAGTTAACAATAAAAAATTTAAATATAATGGATTCTATAAATATCTCTAATAAAGAGATTAAAAGTTATTTGCCATCTTGCTTTTATCTTGTAATAAAAAGGGAATTTATATCTCAAAATGAAGCTACACTTGAAGATATTCAATCAATTTCTTTAAAAGAGTATTTCACGGAATATTTAAAACAAAATAGTTTAGAACATGAATTTAATAGATTAAAATTAAAAACAGATGAATTATTTGATAAATATGAGGATAGTATAGATGATACTATCTAA
- a CDS encoding 5'-methylthioadenosine/adenosylhomocysteine nucleosidase, whose protein sequence is MNKLAIMGAMQEEIEPLLEYFENIKITEYADNKYYEANLDGLDVVIAYSKIGKVFASLTASTMIEKFGCDTLLFSGVAGAVNNNLKIGDLVIADKLCQHDLDIVAFGHPYGYVPGGNVFIDTSKKIREVAKKVALDNNIKVLEGTIATGDQFVNSVERKNFILNTFKADALEMEGASVAVVCNALNVPFFILRSISDSADMDANFDFDEFLKSSAKISADYVIKIAKSLKNK, encoded by the coding sequence ATGAATAAATTAGCAATAATGGGTGCAATGCAAGAGGAAATAGAACCTCTTTTAGAATATTTTGAAAATATAAAAATAACAGAATATGCTGATAATAAATATTATGAAGCAAATCTTGATGGTTTAGATGTAGTGATAGCTTATTCTAAAATTGGTAAAGTATTTGCAAGTTTAACTGCAAGTACAATGATTGAAAAATTTGGTTGTGATACACTCTTATTTTCAGGTGTTGCAGGTGCAGTTAATAATAATTTAAAAATTGGTGATTTAGTAATTGCAGATAAATTGTGTCAGCATGATTTAGATATTGTTGCTTTTGGACATCCATATGGTTATGTTCCTGGTGGAAATGTTTTTATTGATACTTCTAAAAAGATTAGAGAAGTTGCAAAAAAAGTTGCCCTTGATAATAATATAAAAGTATTAGAAGGAACAATTGCAACAGGAGATCAATTTGTAAATTCTGTTGAAAGAAAAAATTTTATATTAAATACATTTAAAGCTGATGCATTGGAAATGGAAGGTGCTAGTGTCGCAGTTGTTTGTAATGCCTTAAATGTTCCTTTCTTTATATTACGATCTATATCTGATAGTGCAGATATGGATGCTAATTTTGATTTTGATGAATTTTTAAAATCAAGTGCAAAAATTTCTGCTGATTATGTAATAAAAATTGCTAAATCTTTAAAAAATAAGTAG
- the fabD gene encoding ACP S-malonyltransferase, giving the protein MKKVAFIFPGQGSQKIGMGKDFFENSEIAKDMISKASERLRINFEELLFEENDKIGQTEYTQPAILLVSSIANKIFNDKYTIKPEFVLGHSLGEFSALVSAGAIDYLDAIELVHKRGIFMNEACAGAGAGMMALVGLDDLTVEKMCEEQRSKGLNVWAANYNMDGQIVLAGLKTDLESLVDTFKEAGAKRAIVLDMSVASHCELLQSAVENLKPYLEEYLKDEFLTDVISNVTAKAYNTKEEAIELLSEQLINPVKYKHSISSKESDVDAFIEFGNGIVLKGLNRKITKKPTYNVSDFDTLNKTIEALNE; this is encoded by the coding sequence ATGAAAAAAGTTGCTTTTATTTTCCCTGGACAAGGAAGCCAAAAAATTGGTATGGGAAAAGATTTTTTCGAAAATAGTGAAATAGCAAAAGATATGATTTCAAAAGCCAGTGAAAGATTAAGAATTAATTTTGAAGAATTACTATTTGAAGAAAATGATAAAATAGGGCAAACAGAATATACTCAACCTGCAATATTATTAGTATCTTCAATTGCAAATAAAATTTTCAATGATAAATATACTATAAAACCTGAATTTGTTTTAGGTCATTCTTTAGGTGAATTTTCTGCATTGGTTAGTGCTGGAGCAATAGATTATCTAGATGCTATAGAATTAGTTCATAAAAGAGGAATATTTATGAATGAGGCTTGTGCAGGAGCAGGAGCAGGAATGATGGCTTTAGTTGGATTAGATGATTTAACTGTTGAAAAAATGTGTGAAGAACAAAGATCAAAAGGACTTAATGTTTGGGCAGCAAATTACAATATGGACGGACAAATTGTTCTTGCTGGATTAAAAACTGATTTAGAAAGTTTAGTTGATACTTTTAAAGAAGCTGGAGCAAAAAGAGCTATTGTCCTTGATATGTCAGTTGCAAGCCATTGTGAGTTATTGCAAAGTGCAGTTGAAAACTTAAAACCATATTTAGAAGAGTATTTAAAAGATGAGTTTTTAACAGATGTAATATCAAATGTAACTGCTAAAGCTTATAATACTAAAGAAGAGGCGATAGAACTATTATCTGAACAATTAATTAATCCTGTAAAATATAAACATTCTATATCTTCAAAAGAATCTGATGTTGATGCTTTTATTGAATTTGGTAATGGTATTGTACTTAAAGGATTAAATAGAAAAATAACAAAAAAACCTACATATAATGTTAGTGATTTTGATACATTAAATAAAACAATTGAGGCTTTAAATGAATAA